From Algoriphagus sp. NG3, the proteins below share one genomic window:
- a CDS encoding ABC transporter ATP-binding protein, with protein sequence MIISIEDLNFSYQQSKSLFDGLNWSVPQGSVVGLLGKNGSGKTTLLHLLTGLLFPKSGSIQVDSWIPKDREPTFLEDVFLLTDDMAYSGSMQIATYAKVMGAFYPKFDSLRFDQILNDFGLEKKTKLNNLSLGERKKVFLSFGLSTNCRLLFFDEPTNGLDIPSKSAFRKIVAGNLHEEQTMIISTHLVADVEKLIDRVAILHHGKILLDVDLLDLSDRLQFSSATNAPEDALYVEKSGTGYQFIRSRMDNEAQTSIHLELLFNAAINKGLDDNLIFQHQKSEML encoded by the coding sequence ATGATAATTTCTATTGAAGATTTAAATTTTTCCTACCAACAGTCGAAGAGCTTATTTGATGGTTTGAATTGGTCAGTTCCGCAAGGATCAGTAGTAGGATTGCTTGGTAAAAACGGGTCGGGGAAGACCACCCTGCTTCATTTGCTTACAGGATTGCTTTTTCCTAAAAGTGGATCCATTCAGGTTGATTCCTGGATTCCTAAAGATAGGGAGCCAACCTTTCTGGAAGATGTCTTTTTACTCACGGATGATATGGCCTATTCTGGGTCAATGCAAATAGCCACTTACGCAAAAGTAATGGGCGCCTTTTATCCAAAGTTTGATTCATTGCGATTTGATCAGATTTTAAATGATTTCGGCTTGGAGAAAAAGACCAAGTTGAATAACCTCTCACTTGGAGAGCGGAAAAAAGTGTTTTTGTCCTTTGGGCTAAGCACCAACTGCCGATTGCTGTTTTTCGATGAGCCTACCAATGGGTTGGACATCCCTTCAAAGAGTGCCTTCAGAAAAATAGTGGCCGGGAATCTCCATGAAGAGCAAACCATGATTATCTCCACACATCTGGTGGCGGATGTAGAGAAACTAATTGATCGGGTGGCGATTTTGCACCATGGGAAGATACTGCTGGATGTTGATTTACTAGACTTGTCGGATCGCTTGCAGTTCAGTTCAGCGACAAATGCCCCTGAGGATGCACTTTACGTGGAGAAATCAGGAACCGGATATCAGTTCATCAGATCAAGAATGGATAATGAAGCACAGACCTCCATACATCTGGAGCTGCTTTTCAACGCGGCTATAAATAAAGGTCTGGATGATAATTTGATTTTTCAACACCAAAAATCTGAAATGCTATGA
- a CDS encoding PVC-type heme-binding CxxCH protein, whose translation MIKSWIPFAFCMIICTFSQFYTVYSATTQNPSTEIEFKLQATMLGYFAPDGTRNPTLKARKGDRVTITITNGETMTHDIAMEKLGIKSETILEEGATASVTFVASSDDTYFCSIPGHRAAGMVGEFILIEGNEEETNVKGITPQKDGKPLNLNFETGTLQDWSATGDAFANPIVTTDPSPVHAKEDQINFEGKNFVSSGGTVNYKQTGTLVSMTFEVTQPYASFMVSGGALADTRVEVVLAESEEVIYTSTGQGRATLQPVVVDLNEYLEQLIFIRIIDNETGISEIPYVAHDTWAHINFDNFEFHPNRPSFSNELKPEDIIILPPLDPVLNSGLSGIEAAKAMTPPEGFKITLAAAEPDVIRPISFTLDYRGRLWVVEGHTYPTPAPEGEGKDRILIFEDTDGDGILDSRKVFAEGLNLVSGIEVGMGGVWLGAAPYLLFIPADFENDRASGPPVKLLDGWGTDDTHEILNNLRWGPDGWLYGTHGVFTHSNVGKPGAPDSERTKINAGVWRYHPTRHEFEVFAEGSSNPWGIDFNSKGHPFITVCVIPHLYHVIQGARYQRQAGEHFNPHTYDDIKTIADHVHWVGDRGPHAGNFRSASAGGGHAHAGAMIYLGGDTWPEKYRDNIFMNNINGSRLNIDQLTREGSGYVATHQNDFMAMNDSWSQWLNFKYGPDGSVFAIDWYDQNQCHSPNPDVHDKSLGRIFKISHEDDQWVKVDLSKSSSVELANYQTHKNEWYAKQARTILQERGATPAARKVLQDILANDQKTSNRLRALWTLHVTNALSEDELRILMADSDEYLRSWAIQLETEDKTVSAETLKQFTALAKNDESALVRLYLTSAMLRLAPETRWEVLEALVQRSEDLDDHNLPLMLWYAVEPLADLDAERAVGLAEKAENPLILEYTLRKLEELKTTEASAVFQKHRNSLARSESHSNH comes from the coding sequence ATGATCAAAAGCTGGATACCTTTCGCTTTTTGCATGATTATTTGCACTTTTTCGCAATTCTACACTGTCTATTCGGCAACTACACAAAACCCGAGTACTGAAATTGAATTCAAACTCCAAGCTACTATGCTTGGCTATTTTGCTCCTGATGGCACCAGAAACCCCACGTTAAAAGCAAGAAAAGGAGATAGAGTGACTATCACTATTACCAATGGAGAAACCATGACGCATGATATTGCTATGGAGAAGTTGGGGATCAAAAGTGAAACTATCCTGGAAGAAGGAGCAACGGCCAGCGTTACATTTGTAGCTAGCAGTGACGACACCTACTTCTGCTCAATCCCCGGCCACCGGGCGGCGGGAATGGTTGGGGAATTTATACTGATCGAGGGAAATGAAGAAGAAACCAATGTAAAAGGAATTACTCCTCAGAAAGACGGAAAGCCTCTCAACCTAAATTTCGAAACAGGAACGCTCCAGGATTGGTCTGCTACTGGTGATGCATTTGCAAACCCGATTGTCACTACTGACCCTTCACCCGTGCATGCAAAGGAGGATCAAATAAATTTTGAAGGAAAAAACTTTGTGAGTAGTGGCGGAACAGTGAATTACAAACAGACCGGCACGCTTGTTTCAATGACTTTTGAGGTGACCCAGCCTTATGCCAGTTTCATGGTTTCGGGAGGAGCTTTGGCAGACACTAGGGTTGAAGTTGTTTTGGCGGAATCCGAAGAAGTAATCTATACTTCCACCGGACAAGGCAGGGCTACTCTTCAACCAGTTGTGGTGGATTTAAATGAATATCTGGAGCAGTTGATTTTTATCCGAATCATTGACAACGAAACCGGAATCTCTGAAATCCCTTACGTAGCGCATGACACCTGGGCACACATCAATTTTGATAATTTTGAGTTTCATCCAAATCGTCCATCCTTCTCCAATGAATTAAAGCCTGAAGACATCATCATCCTGCCTCCTTTGGATCCTGTGTTGAATTCTGGGCTTTCCGGAATAGAAGCTGCCAAAGCCATGACCCCACCGGAAGGTTTTAAAATAACTTTGGCCGCTGCAGAACCTGATGTGATCCGACCGATCAGTTTTACGCTGGATTATCGCGGGAGGCTTTGGGTAGTCGAGGGACACACCTACCCTACTCCGGCTCCAGAAGGTGAAGGAAAGGACAGAATTCTGATTTTTGAGGACACGGATGGGGACGGCATACTGGATTCCCGAAAGGTATTTGCCGAAGGTTTAAACCTAGTCAGTGGAATCGAAGTCGGAATGGGTGGTGTCTGGCTGGGGGCGGCTCCTTATTTGCTATTTATCCCAGCTGATTTTGAAAATGATAGAGCCAGCGGTCCGCCAGTCAAACTACTGGATGGCTGGGGCACTGATGATACCCACGAAATACTGAACAATCTCCGCTGGGGGCCGGACGGTTGGTTATATGGCACGCATGGCGTTTTCACCCATTCCAATGTGGGCAAGCCTGGAGCTCCGGATTCTGAGCGCACAAAGATCAATGCCGGCGTATGGCGCTATCACCCTACACGGCATGAATTTGAGGTTTTTGCTGAAGGAAGCAGCAATCCCTGGGGAATAGATTTCAACAGCAAAGGCCACCCATTTATCACGGTCTGCGTAATCCCACACTTATATCATGTCATCCAGGGCGCCCGCTATCAAAGACAGGCCGGTGAGCATTTCAATCCCCACACCTACGATGACATCAAAACTATTGCGGATCATGTGCATTGGGTCGGAGATCGCGGCCCACATGCAGGCAACTTCAGGTCTGCTTCCGCTGGTGGCGGACATGCCCATGCCGGTGCAATGATCTACCTCGGAGGTGATACTTGGCCTGAGAAGTACCGTGACAACATCTTTATGAATAACATCAATGGTTCCCGTCTGAATATTGACCAGCTTACCCGTGAAGGATCGGGCTATGTGGCCACACATCAAAATGACTTCATGGCAATGAATGATTCCTGGTCGCAGTGGCTCAATTTCAAATATGGTCCGGACGGCTCAGTATTCGCTATTGACTGGTACGATCAGAACCAATGCCACAGCCCCAATCCAGATGTGCATGACAAGTCGCTGGGAAGGATTTTCAAAATCTCCCACGAAGATGATCAATGGGTCAAAGTAGACCTCTCTAAATCGAGTAGTGTTGAATTAGCTAACTACCAAACCCACAAAAACGAGTGGTATGCAAAACAGGCAAGAACCATCCTGCAAGAGCGGGGCGCAACACCTGCGGCTAGAAAAGTCCTGCAAGACATTCTGGCCAACGACCAAAAAACTTCCAATCGCTTAAGGGCACTTTGGACACTACACGTAACGAATGCGCTGTCGGAAGATGAGCTGAGAATACTGATGGCAGATTCCGATGAATACCTGAGAAGCTGGGCCATCCAACTAGAAACAGAAGATAAAACCGTATCAGCTGAAACCTTGAAGCAATTCACGGCACTTGCAAAAAACGACGAATCCGCTTTGGTCCGGCTGTACCTGACTTCTGCCATGCTTCGTCTGGCTCCTGAAACACGCTGGGAAGTATTGGAGGCTTTGGTACAACGATCAGAAGACCTGGATGATCACAATCTGCCACTCATGCTTTGGTATGCGGTAGAGCCCTTGGCTGACTTGGATGCAGAGCGGGCTGTAGGGTTGGCAGAAAAAGCTGAAAATCCTCTCATTTTGGAATACACGCTGCGGAAACTTGAAGAGTTAAAAACCACAGAAGCATCCGCCGTCTTTCAAAAGCATAGAAATTCCCTAGCAAGATCCGAATCCCACAGCAATCATTAA
- a CDS encoding VCBS repeat-containing protein — protein sequence MKSTIFNNTSLNMIGILAFSFFTNTVFSQDQHESGFKKTVITRDFLSEGVAVADINNDGQLDIVAGYYWFEAPDWVRHEISASQIFDPWKEYSNSFLNLGMDVNLDGWDDVVIIDYPGTPAYWFENPKTESNNWQKHIIADSVGISIESPGFIDIDGDGRLDILCGDYEKRQIIWLQAPTSPGETAWKRHALSEENVPGTDRFSHGLGFGDINGDNINDVVISEGWFEGKADLKSGDWIFHAVKLSEPASHMQVLDVNGDQKNDILSASAHALGIWWQEQLADGSFETHLISEITAQTHATIMADLDGDGTEEWITGKRYLAHNGNDAGDADTPYLLYYKITPGKAPFFEEHIIDNDSGAGLNITVEDMNMDGKPDIVIANKNGIFLFENQMK from the coding sequence ATGAAGAGTACAATTTTTAACAACACAAGCTTGAATATGATTGGCATTCTGGCTTTTTCTTTCTTTACAAACACTGTCTTTAGTCAAGATCAACATGAGTCCGGCTTTAAGAAAACAGTGATCACCCGGGATTTTCTTTCTGAGGGAGTCGCTGTGGCAGATATAAACAATGACGGTCAACTGGATATTGTAGCTGGTTACTACTGGTTTGAAGCTCCGGATTGGGTACGCCATGAAATCTCCGCCTCGCAGATTTTTGACCCTTGGAAGGAGTACAGCAATTCCTTTCTCAACCTAGGCATGGATGTCAATCTGGACGGCTGGGACGATGTGGTAATCATTGACTATCCAGGCACTCCCGCTTATTGGTTTGAAAATCCAAAAACAGAAAGCAATAACTGGCAAAAGCATATCATTGCCGATTCAGTGGGAATTTCTATAGAATCGCCGGGATTTATAGACATCGATGGAGATGGGCGGCTGGATATACTCTGTGGAGACTATGAAAAGAGACAGATTATTTGGCTCCAAGCCCCTACTTCTCCTGGAGAAACAGCATGGAAGCGACATGCGCTTTCAGAAGAAAATGTCCCCGGCACTGATCGTTTTTCCCATGGATTGGGCTTCGGGGATATCAATGGGGACAATATCAATGATGTGGTTATTTCTGAGGGTTGGTTTGAAGGCAAAGCTGACCTGAAGTCCGGTGATTGGATTTTTCATGCAGTGAAACTCAGCGAACCAGCCTCGCACATGCAGGTTTTGGATGTAAACGGGGATCAGAAAAATGACATACTCAGCGCATCCGCCCATGCGCTGGGCATATGGTGGCAGGAGCAGCTGGCTGACGGTAGCTTTGAAACCCATCTTATCAGTGAGATTACAGCCCAGACCCACGCCACCATCATGGCTGATCTGGATGGAGACGGCACTGAAGAATGGATCACAGGAAAGCGGTATTTGGCGCATAATGGAAATGATGCAGGAGATGCTGACACCCCGTATTTATTATACTATAAAATCACACCTGGTAAAGCTCCTTTTTTTGAAGAGCACATCATTGACAATGACTCCGGAGCGGGGCTGAACATCACCGTAGAAGATATGAATATGGATGGGAAACCGGACATTGTGATCGCAAATAAAAATGGAATTTTCCTCTTCGAAAATCAGATGAAATAA
- a CDS encoding ferritin-like domain-containing protein, with amino-acid sequence MNLLKLLDKMCPDTNSPEEKDMFFSRREAFRQFGDMSKKVAMAAVPLGILTALPKVAKADTASLIDVLNFALTLEHLEYRYYQMGIESGVIDNADVAIFAKIRDHELAHVDFLNEVIANVLMGTPVPEPTFDFTAGGNFMPFSDYPTFLALSQAFEDTGVRAYKGQAGNVMESDVVLTAALSIHSVEARHASMVRRMRTKKGQDDVKGWITNASIGTLPAATQAIYAGEDNLTHGGVNVVDLTGIDAGAVSEGWDEPLSKDAVLGIASLFLA; translated from the coding sequence ATGAACTTACTGAAATTATTAGATAAAATGTGCCCGGATACGAATAGTCCGGAAGAAAAAGATATGTTTTTCTCCAGAAGAGAGGCCTTCCGCCAGTTTGGGGATATGAGTAAGAAAGTAGCTATGGCTGCTGTCCCATTGGGTATTCTTACAGCTTTGCCAAAGGTAGCTAAAGCAGATACCGCTAGCTTGATCGATGTACTGAATTTTGCACTGACACTGGAGCATCTGGAGTATAGATATTACCAGATGGGCATCGAATCAGGAGTGATCGATAATGCTGATGTTGCGATTTTTGCCAAAATCAGAGATCATGAATTGGCGCATGTGGATTTCCTGAATGAAGTGATCGCCAATGTACTAATGGGAACACCTGTTCCTGAGCCTACTTTTGACTTCACCGCAGGTGGAAACTTTATGCCATTCAGTGATTATCCTACATTTTTGGCTCTTTCACAGGCATTTGAAGATACTGGAGTGAGAGCTTACAAAGGCCAGGCAGGAAATGTTATGGAGAGTGATGTGGTGTTGACTGCTGCGCTTTCTATTCACTCAGTGGAAGCTAGACATGCTTCTATGGTGAGAAGAATGAGAACTAAAAAAGGACAGGATGATGTCAAAGGATGGATAACCAATGCTTCCATCGGAACTCTCCCAGCCGCCACACAGGCTATCTATGCCGGTGAAGACAACCTCACACATGGGGGTGTAAATGTCGTTGATCTTACGGGTATAGATGCAGGTGCAGTTTCAGAAGGCTGGGATGAGCCACTTAGCAAAGATGCTGTGCTAGGAATAGCTTCGCTTTTCTTAGCATAA
- a CDS encoding HEAT repeat domain-containing protein → MSKISFPVLAAAISISAFACSSPDNRKADLEELSGFYPQFPLDTAKHGADSTELIMTNFAGPDIVPSPAALAVSPYGHVFVGIDMMGSLGKEAGKGAIVRLVDSNNDGELDSHTEFVKVDNPRGIMAVRDQVFVLHTQFSEETGEAEGMNLVVFEDKDNDGVADGPSKILIKGISSTESIRSRGTDHSTNGIRMGIDGWIYIAVGDFGFHNATDRDGTQLTMLGGGIVRVRPDGTEMEEYIHGTRNIYDVAIDPFMNIYTRGNTNDGGGWNIRFIHYTQSGEYGYPSLFKNFTEETIPALVDLGGGSGTGSYFMDDDRWPARYNHVPMMADWGRSHLYIHRVAMDGPSFTQQDEEFIKLAQITDIDVDASGRMFLAAWDGAGYYGSEEKGYVVCVVPKDWTYQAIPELSSASLEVLTELLKANNSVSRFHAQQELLTRFPDEAGNAALSVAKDKSLPLAARVAGIYTYAQATCSSGSNELVKLAEEEKVREFALRALADRKTCIQGVPLDPFVAGVTDPNDRVKSAAIVALGRIGNPEAAEELLKVKVPDSFKQPEKGTEGPHATPNSAIVLPHVAVKSLVALNAVDAAVDALGSDNSTLALWALRYMHDPKAVDGLIKAYRDTDDVELKMEILGTLSRLYKKEAPYDGSWWWGTRPDTHGPYYKAITWESSDQIKDFLIGERTNFEATKRQFFTDLNERNRMDIAEFGEAESNLVIQETEVDLEKIKNKKGQVGESSIEDVMIAVQNLKGDPVKGKTLFNSQGCIACHSVEKGQPLKGPFMGQIGSIMNRSQITESILKPNASISQGFASVLIDTKDDKSYMGFVTAETADEVVLQDITGTATKLDKSTIKTRKVMETSMMPPGLVNSLSFEELASLITYLEQQK, encoded by the coding sequence ATGTCTAAAATTTCATTTCCTGTACTTGCCGCAGCTATTTCTATTTCGGCATTTGCTTGCTCATCACCCGACAATAGAAAAGCTGATTTAGAAGAACTCAGCGGTTTTTACCCCCAATTCCCTTTAGACACTGCAAAACACGGTGCTGACAGTACGGAGTTGATCATGACTAATTTTGCCGGCCCGGACATAGTGCCTAGTCCTGCTGCCTTGGCTGTCTCTCCTTACGGTCATGTATTTGTTGGGATAGATATGATGGGTTCCCTAGGCAAAGAAGCTGGAAAAGGTGCCATTGTCCGCTTGGTCGATAGCAACAATGATGGCGAACTGGACTCCCACACGGAATTTGTCAAGGTGGATAATCCCAGAGGCATCATGGCTGTAAGGGATCAGGTATTTGTGCTTCATACCCAATTCTCCGAAGAAACAGGAGAAGCTGAAGGGATGAATCTGGTCGTTTTTGAAGACAAGGACAATGACGGGGTGGCTGACGGCCCCTCAAAAATTCTCATCAAAGGAATCTCCTCCACAGAATCCATCCGCTCACGTGGCACCGATCACTCTACCAATGGGATCAGAATGGGCATAGATGGCTGGATTTATATTGCTGTTGGGGATTTTGGTTTTCATAATGCCACCGACCGTGACGGTACCCAACTGACCATGCTCGGCGGAGGTATAGTCCGGGTGCGGCCAGACGGCACCGAGATGGAAGAATACATCCATGGCACCAGAAATATCTACGATGTAGCCATTGATCCATTTATGAATATCTACACCCGTGGCAATACCAATGACGGAGGGGGATGGAATATCCGCTTTATCCACTATACCCAGTCCGGTGAGTACGGCTATCCAAGCCTTTTCAAAAACTTCACGGAAGAGACTATTCCCGCATTGGTCGATCTGGGCGGAGGCTCCGGTACAGGCAGTTATTTCATGGATGATGATCGTTGGCCTGCAAGGTACAACCATGTGCCGATGATGGCTGATTGGGGAAGAAGCCACTTGTATATCCATCGTGTGGCTATGGATGGGCCCAGTTTCACCCAACAGGACGAAGAGTTTATCAAGCTTGCACAGATTACAGATATAGACGTGGATGCTTCAGGCAGAATGTTCCTTGCCGCCTGGGATGGAGCAGGATATTATGGTAGTGAAGAAAAAGGCTATGTGGTTTGCGTAGTACCAAAAGACTGGACTTACCAAGCCATTCCTGAGCTATCTTCTGCTTCTCTTGAAGTACTAACCGAGCTACTAAAAGCAAACAATTCGGTGTCCCGCTTCCATGCCCAGCAGGAATTGCTGACCCGATTCCCAGATGAAGCCGGAAATGCCGCCCTTTCTGTAGCCAAGGACAAGTCATTGCCTCTTGCAGCCAGAGTTGCGGGTATTTACACCTACGCACAGGCGACTTGCTCAAGTGGAAGCAACGAACTGGTCAAATTGGCCGAAGAAGAGAAAGTGCGGGAGTTTGCCCTACGTGCGCTTGCTGACCGAAAAACCTGTATTCAGGGAGTTCCTCTTGACCCATTTGTAGCAGGAGTCACTGATCCCAATGATCGCGTAAAGTCTGCGGCCATTGTGGCATTGGGAAGAATCGGCAACCCTGAAGCAGCTGAAGAATTGCTGAAAGTAAAAGTCCCTGATTCATTTAAGCAACCTGAGAAAGGGACTGAAGGACCACATGCGACTCCCAATTCTGCCATAGTTCTTCCACATGTAGCTGTAAAATCCCTGGTAGCTCTAAATGCCGTGGATGCTGCAGTAGATGCCTTAGGCTCTGATAATTCCACGCTTGCACTGTGGGCGCTTCGCTATATGCATGATCCAAAAGCGGTGGATGGCTTGATCAAAGCCTACCGGGACACAGATGATGTAGAACTGAAGATGGAGATCTTAGGGACACTTTCCCGATTGTATAAAAAAGAAGCTCCTTACGACGGTTCTTGGTGGTGGGGCACCCGACCAGACACCCATGGTCCCTATTACAAAGCCATCACCTGGGAATCCTCTGACCAAATCAAGGACTTCCTAATAGGAGAACGTACTAATTTTGAGGCTACTAAGAGGCAATTTTTCACTGATCTCAATGAGCGGAACCGCATGGATATAGCGGAATTCGGTGAAGCTGAAAGCAACTTGGTCATCCAGGAAACAGAAGTAGATCTGGAGAAAATAAAAAACAAAAAAGGACAGGTGGGCGAATCCTCTATTGAGGATGTGATGATTGCCGTACAGAATCTCAAGGGCGATCCAGTGAAGGGAAAAACACTTTTCAACAGCCAAGGTTGTATAGCCTGTCACAGTGTAGAAAAAGGACAGCCACTGAAAGGTCCGTTCATGGGGCAAATCGGCTCAATCATGAACCGTTCCCAGATCACTGAATCAATACTGAAACCAAATGCTTCCATATCACAAGGTTTTGCCTCAGTGCTGATCGACACCAAAGACGACAAGTCATATATGGGTTTTGTGACAGCAGAGACAGCCGACGAAGTGGTGCTTCAGGACATCACCGGCACAGCTACCAAGCTGGATAAGAGCACCATCAAAACCCGTAAGGTAATGGAGACTTCCATGATGCCTCCTGGCCTGGTAAATTCACTTTCCTTTGAGGAGCTTGCATCCTTGATTACTTACCTGGAGCAGCAGAAGTAA
- a CDS encoding GntR family transcriptional regulator translates to MEFNETKNIFLQIRDWVADQIIQGKIMAGEKIPSVRELAVDMEVNRNTVMRSYALMEEEGIIENKRGIGFFVANDAKQNLLKMQKQTFLTDELPAILHQIEVLKLNSEDLQILIQTIQSNDYENQ, encoded by the coding sequence ATGGAATTCAACGAAACAAAGAACATCTTCCTCCAGATCCGGGACTGGGTGGCTGACCAGATTATTCAGGGGAAAATCATGGCAGGGGAGAAGATACCATCCGTACGGGAACTTGCCGTAGATATGGAGGTCAACCGCAATACCGTTATGCGAAGCTATGCGCTGATGGAGGAGGAGGGGATCATAGAAAACAAGCGGGGAATCGGTTTTTTCGTCGCCAATGATGCGAAGCAAAATCTGCTCAAGATGCAAAAACAGACATTTTTAACCGATGAACTTCCTGCTATTCTACACCAGATAGAAGTACTTAAACTAAATTCCGAGGATCTCCAAATCCTAATCCAAACCATTCAATCCAACGACTATGAAAACCAGTAA
- a CDS encoding ferritin-like domain-containing protein, with translation MKNELIKAQGLVKNSNRRQFLKTGSLSVAAAGLILVGCKDVEDMDPPTMGDGVNLGSGDTGILNYAYALEQLEAAYYAAVMQGSYFANASAEEKTIMGDLEKHERAHREFFKAALGNAAIAELEFDFSSIDFSSRTSVLAAAKTFEDLGVAAYNGAGQFLESVDFLLIAGKIVSVEARHAAAVRDLINPGSTDFAGDDLIDANGLERTLNFTEVLTAASSFVITPIDFSQLPS, from the coding sequence ATGAAAAATGAACTAATCAAGGCTCAGGGACTGGTCAAAAATTCCAACCGCAGACAGTTTCTGAAAACAGGCTCACTTTCGGTAGCCGCCGCAGGATTGATCTTGGTCGGCTGTAAAGATGTAGAAGATATGGATCCGCCTACAATGGGGGATGGCGTGAATCTAGGTTCCGGTGATACTGGGATATTGAATTACGCATATGCCTTAGAGCAATTGGAAGCAGCTTACTACGCTGCCGTGATGCAGGGAAGTTATTTTGCCAATGCCAGCGCCGAGGAAAAAACCATCATGGGTGATTTGGAAAAGCATGAGCGGGCACATAGGGAGTTTTTCAAGGCAGCGTTAGGGAATGCGGCGATTGCTGAATTGGAGTTTGATTTTAGCTCTATAGATTTTAGCAGCAGGACCTCTGTGTTGGCAGCTGCCAAGACATTTGAAGATTTGGGTGTGGCAGCCTACAATGGAGCCGGCCAATTCCTGGAGAGTGTAGATTTTCTGTTGATTGCGGGAAAAATTGTATCTGTTGAGGCTAGGCATGCAGCTGCCGTAAGGGATTTGATCAATCCGGGTTCTACTGATTTTGCCGGTGATGATTTGATTGACGCTAATGGTCTTGAACGTACGTTGAACTTCACTGAAGTTCTTACCGCTGCCAGTTCATTTGTGATCACACCGATTGACTTTAGCCAATTGCCTTCTTAA
- a CDS encoding glycerophosphodiester phosphodiesterase, whose translation MRFALFTLLTILLASSAPFAQKSFHKNKVIAHRGAWKANGLPQNSLASLKQAVALGCEGSEFDVWMTSDGVLVVNHDADFEGMEIETSTYKELLTKKHANGENLPTVEEYLKAGKKQKGTKLIFEIKPSKISVERSQEVAEKSVLAVKKMKAEKWVDYITFSYEGGLKAIEMDPMANVAYLTGDKTPAELKEAGFFGFDYNINLLKNNPQWIQEAKDLGLTVNAWTVNKEEDLLWFLDQEPDFITTDEPELLFRLIEARK comes from the coding sequence ATGAGATTCGCTCTTTTCACCTTGCTTACAATTTTACTAGCCAGTTCAGCTCCCTTTGCCCAAAAGTCCTTTCACAAAAACAAAGTCATCGCCCACCGTGGAGCATGGAAAGCAAATGGACTCCCCCAAAACTCTCTTGCTTCATTGAAGCAGGCAGTAGCACTGGGTTGCGAAGGTTCCGAATTTGATGTGTGGATGACTTCAGATGGGGTTTTGGTAGTCAATCATGATGCGGACTTCGAAGGAATGGAAATCGAAACCTCCACCTATAAGGAGCTCCTGACCAAGAAACATGCAAATGGAGAAAATCTCCCTACGGTAGAAGAATACCTCAAAGCAGGAAAAAAGCAAAAAGGAACCAAGTTGATTTTTGAAATCAAGCCTTCCAAAATATCTGTGGAACGTAGCCAAGAAGTCGCAGAGAAATCCGTACTGGCTGTGAAGAAAATGAAAGCTGAGAAGTGGGTGGACTACATCACTTTCAGCTACGAAGGGGGGCTAAAAGCCATTGAAATGGATCCCATGGCCAATGTAGCTTATCTTACAGGAGACAAAACACCGGCAGAACTGAAAGAAGCCGGTTTTTTCGGTTTTGACTACAATATCAATTTGCTGAAAAACAACCCTCAATGGATACAGGAAGCCAAAGATTTAGGGCTTACAGTAAATGCATGGACAGTAAATAAAGAAGAGGACTTACTATGGTTTCTGGATCAGGAACCTGACTTCATTACTACAGACGAGCCAGAGTTATTGTTTAGATTAATTGAGGCTAGGAAATAG
- a CDS encoding GNAT family N-acetyltransferase has product MDSSYLFQSQRLGFRTWHTSDLKEFSAMNADPETMHYFQKPYSDEESLALMKRLNSLYKEKGHCYFAVDLLENGDFVGMIGLGTKTFPAHFTPCADIGWRIQKKYWNKGLASEGAAKCLEFAKNLDLTLVYALASSQNSASIRVMQKIGMKYDCDFEHPDLIDHPRLQPCSLYKIGL; this is encoded by the coding sequence ATGGATTCATCTTACTTGTTTCAAAGCCAAAGACTTGGCTTCCGTACCTGGCACACGTCCGATCTAAAGGAATTTTCAGCCATGAATGCTGATCCGGAGACGATGCATTATTTCCAAAAGCCGTATTCCGATGAAGAATCCTTGGCATTGATGAAGCGTCTGAATTCTCTGTACAAAGAGAAAGGCCATTGCTACTTTGCAGTTGATCTCTTGGAAAACGGGGATTTTGTAGGAATGATCGGCCTTGGCACTAAGACATTTCCTGCGCATTTTACTCCATGTGCGGATATTGGATGGAGGATTCAAAAAAAGTATTGGAATAAGGGATTAGCCTCAGAAGGAGCAGCCAAATGCCTGGAATTCGCCAAAAATCTGGATTTGACTCTGGTTTATGCGCTGGCATCCTCCCAAAATTCTGCCTCCATCCGCGTGATGCAAAAAATAGGTATGAAATACGATTGCGACTTTGAACATCCTGATTTGATAGATCATCCTAGGTTACAGCCCTGCAGCTTATATAAAATTGGGCTTTGA